TGTAGATCGTAAAATAGAATTGACCCCCTATCGTCATTTAAAACTGACCCCCTTGTGAGTATAATCTCTCTCCAATAAAGGAGGGAGGGAAAGGGGATGATAAGTATGTATAAGTGGCAGCAGGTAAAGGCATTAAGTGCAGCTGGGAGGGGTATTAAGAGTATTGCAAAGCAGATAGGGGTATCAAAGAATACCGTCAGGAGGTACTTAAGGAGTACAGAACCTCCAGAGTTCAAAGCTCGCGAATATGAGAAGATGCTTGATGGGTATAAAGGAGATATTGAGAAGATGCTCTCAAAGGAATATATCGGGACGAGGATATTCTCTGAGCTGTCAAAGAAAGGTTATCAAGGTTCGCTCTCCACAGTACATCGCTATATTTATGAGTCAAGAAGAGAGAAGGATATAAACAGTAAGCTGACAACACGGGTAGAGACGCCTCCTGGCAAGCAGATGCAGTATGACTGGAAAGAGTGGGATCTGCCGGTATGTGGTAAGAAACTGAGGATTTATCTTCATGAAGTAGTGCTTTCTTACAGCCGTAAGAAATATTATACATATTCTCTAAGTATAACAACCCGTGATGTAATAAGGGCGATAGTGGCGGCGATAGAGTTTTTTGGTGGTGTAGCAGCGGAGCTTGTGATTGATAACCCGAAACAGATGGTCATCAGCCATGACAGAGATGGGATTGTGCGGTTTAATGATGAGTTTTTAAGATTCTGTGGGTTCTATGGTATAGAGCCATTCGCCTGCAAGAACTACCGTGCCCGGACAAAGGGAAAGGCAGAACGGCCGTTTTATTATGCCCAGGAACATCTGTTGAGAGGACTTGAGTTGCAAGAGCTTGGTGAGTTTGATTTAAAGGTGACAGAGTTTATGACTGAGTATAATCGAAGGCCCCACAGCACACTGAAAGAGCCTCCAGATGAAAGATTCCTGGTAGAGAAGGCAAACTTAAGGGAGATCCCCTCTGTAGAGCCCACCAGTTTATATGATAGACCTGTTGCCACTGCCAGCAATGACGGTTATATATCGTGGGATGGGAGTCTATACCCGGTACCGATGCGTTTTGTTCTCAGGACTGTCTGGGTAGAGCCTGTATTCGGAAGACTTCTGCGTGTTTATGATGATAAGGGTGTGATGGTAGCCAGGCATGAGGTGAGACTATTTGATAAAGGTATACGGCCCCTGCATCCGGAACATGAGGAGATAAACAAACAATATATGGGAAAAAGGGATGCAGTTCGTTCTGATGTGGTCAGGAGATTTGTAGATACATTTAACGATAATGGCAGGGTCTATGTAGAAGGGCTGCGAGAGAAGTGCGGCCCTAATCTCTACTGGCACCTTACAGAGATCATAAAATACACCAATGTCTTTCCTGTTGAGGATGTATCCTCTGTGATAGCGGAATGTATCGGCATGGGGTCTTATCACAAAAACAGCATTGGCAGGCTGCTTGGCAAAAAGAAGATGATAGAGCCTCCGGTAAACCCTTCTCTTATTAGCCATCCTATTGCTCATGCTGACATCATAAATAGAAACCTCGACGTGTATCGGGTGGAGGTGGAGCAATGACTGAGCTAAGCACACAGATAGAGGGGCATATGAGGGCACTAAAGCTTCGAGGCATGCTTGGTGTATATAAGGAATTGGGAGATAGGGCTGCGGCAAGCAAGCTACAGTACGAGGAGTATCTGGCATTACTGCTTGAAGAGGAGGTATCCAGAAAAACAGAGGGTTCAATACGAGCCAGGATAGCAAAGGCGAAGTTTCCATATATTAAGACCATAGAGGAGTTTGACTTCTCATTTCAGCCAAGTCTCAATGACAGAGAGGTGATAAAACTCTGTAGTCTGGACTTTATAGAGCAGAAAGGTAATGTTATTTTCCTTGGCCCACCCGGTGTCGGGAAAACGCATCTATCCATAGGGCTTGGGATAAAGGCCTGTATGGGAAAGTATCGGGTGTTATTTCAGACAGCACAGAGCCTTATAGAGGAATTGATGCTTGCTCAGAAGGATGGAAGCTTAGTAGGCCTGCTTATGTCATATTCAAGACTACCTCTTTTAGTAATAGATGAGCTTGGCTATATGCCTATAACAAGGGAGCAGGCAAATCTCTTGTTCCAGCTTATATCCATGCGCTATGAGAAGGGCTCTATAATCCTTACCAGCAATTACAACTTTGATGAATGGGGCAAATTCTTTGAGGACAATGTCGTAGCAGCTGCTATAATAGACCGGCTTGTACACCATGCGAGAATATTCTACATTAATGGCGGTAGTTACAGACTTAAAGACAAACTAAAGAGGGCCAATTAGGGGGGTCAATTTTATTTGCACATAGGGGGTCAAATGTGTTGACTATCAACA
This is a stretch of genomic DNA from Nitrospirota bacterium. It encodes these proteins:
- a CDS encoding ATP-binding protein translates to MTELSTQIEGHMRALKLRGMLGVYKELGDRAAASKLQYEEYLALLLEEEVSRKTEGSIRARIAKAKFPYIKTIEEFDFSFQPSLNDREVIKLCSLDFIEQKGNVIFLGPPGVGKTHLSIGLGIKACMGKYRVLFQTAQSLIEELMLAQKDGSLVGLLMSYSRLPLLVIDELGYMPITREQANLLFQLISMRYEKGSIILTSNYNFDEWGKFFEDNVVAAAIIDRLVHHARIFYINGGSYRLKDKLKRAN